Proteins co-encoded in one Aspergillus flavus chromosome 2, complete sequence genomic window:
- a CDS encoding catabolite repression protein creC, producing MFVLPPPPPRYTVPVAYAAGASNGMAVPVVETNNIISHPEGGCPLQVGEGTYHLKDDLHLATPPPHPSEAPVVNPNPLATVPTPPTSGVKLSLVSVGQRNKLPVFTSKEKVTAPPFADGNPALAAIPTKDGLKRRKPKNNIIKSSSSFVSRVITHEASSKRLNDRNPDGLFAFANINRAFQWLDLSSKNKEEPLAKILFTKAHMLTHDINELTKSSSHIDIAMGSSAGDIIWYEPISQKYARINKNGVVSNSPVTHIKWIPGSENMFMAAHANGQLVVYDKEKEDALFTPEISNHSAEAMKASSRLPLQVLKSVNSRNQKTNPVALWKLANQKISQFAFSPDQRHLAVVLEDGSLRVMDYLKEEVLDIFRSYYGGLICVCWSPDGKYIVTGGQDDLVTIWSFPERKIVARCQGHNSWVSTVAFDPWRCDERTYRFGSVGDDCRLLLWDFSVGMLHRPRAHQASARQRTSMIASNTQHFNRHRADSASNRMRSDSQRTADTYNDYDSAVRHPVEPRARTALLPPIMSKIVGDDPICWLGFQEDSIMTSSLEEGHIRTWDRPREGINDSYNGNTSSPAISTSAAGSGSGIADSAMGSL from the exons ATGTT CGTCCTACCCCCACCTCCGCCTCGCTATACCGTACCGGTTGCATACGCAGCTGGCGCGTCGAATGGCATGGCGGTTCCGGTCGTGGAGACCAACAACATAATTAGCCATCCGGAGGGTGGTTGTCCACTGCAGGTCGGAGAAG GGACTTACCACCTCAAAGATGACTTGCACCTCGCAacccctcctccacatccttccGAGGCCCCCGTCGTAAACCCCAACCCTCTTGCGACTGTCCCAACGCCCCCAACATCTGGCGTCAAGCTGTCGCTGGTTAGTGTTggccaaagaaacaagctcCCTGTGTTTACGTCGAAAGAGAAAGTAACTGCGCCGCCATTCGCAGATGGCAACCCTGCTTTAGCGGCCATCCCTACGAAGGATGGCTTGAAAAGACGGAAGCCCAAGAACAACATCATAAAGAGCAGTTCGTCATTTGTCTCACGGGTCATCACTCATGAAGCTTCTTCTAAACGACTCAATGATCGGAATCCTGACGGTCTGTTCGCCTTCGCTAATATCAATCGGGCATTCCAGTGGTTGGATCTTAGCTcaaaaaacaaagaggaaCCGCTGGCGAAAATCCTCTTCACTAAAGCGCACATGTTGACACATGATATCAATGAGCTAACAAAAAGCTCTTCTCATATCGACATTGCTATGGGCTCGTCGGCTGGCGACATAATCTGGTACGAGCCTATCTCCCAGAAGTATGCACGGATCAACAAGAATGGAGTTGTCAGCAATTCTCCAGTAACTCATATCAAATGGATTCCTGGATCCGAGAATATGTTCATGGCTGCGCATGCAAATGGACAATTGGTCGTGTACgataaggagaaggaagatgcgCTTTTCACGCCTGAAATTAGCAATCATTCGGCGGAGGCGATGAAAGCATCTAGTCGACTACCGTTACAGGTGCTGAAATCAGTAAACTCCAGGAACCAGAAGACCAACCCGGTTGCGTTATGGAAACTTGCCAATCAGAAGATCTCCCAATTCGCCTTCTCTCCCGATCAAAGGCATCTGGCTGTGGTTCTAGAGGATGGATCGCTACGCGTGATGGACTATCTTAAAGAAGA GGTCCTAGACATTTTCCGTAGTTACTATGGAGGCTTGATATGCGTTTGCTGGTCACCTGACGGCAAATACATTGTGACAGGTGGCCAAGATGACCTTGTTACGATATGGTCATTTCCAGAGCGCAAGATCGTTGCACGATGCCAAGGGCACAATTCCTGGGTCTCTACCGTTGCATTCGACCCATGGCGCTGTGACGAGAGGACATACCGGTTCGGGAGTGTTGGGGATGATTGCAGGCTGCTACTGTGGGATTTCAGTGTAGGCATGCTGCATCGCCCTAGAGCT CATCAAGCTAGTGCCCGGCAGCGCACCAGCATGATTGCAAGCAATACACAGCACTTCAATCGCCACAGAGCCGACAGCGCAAGCAACCGGATGAGGTCGGATTCTCAGCGAACTGCAGACACCTACAACGATTATGACTCTGCTGTCCGTCATCCGGTAGAACCTAGGGCTCGGACAGCGTTATTACCACCTATAATG TCAAAAATCGTCGGGGATGATCCTATTTGCTGGTTAGGGTTCCAAGAAGACTCGATCATGacttcttctcttgaag AAGGTCACATTCGCACCTGGGATCGCCCTCGAGAAGGCATCAATGATAGTTACAATGGTAACACCTCGTCGCCCGCGATCAGCACCAGTGCCGCCGGGTCTGGGTCGGGCATAGCAGACTCGGCCATGGGCTCATTGTAG
- a CDS encoding putative mitochondrial GTPase (Mitochondrial Rho GTPase 1) produces the protein MATVRICVCGDEGTGKSSLITSLVKGVFVTNKIQPILPQITIPPTIGTPENVTTTTVVDTSALPQERSNLAREIRKSNVILLVYSDHYSYERVALFWLPYFRSLGVNVPVVLCANKSDLAADHSEAQVIEEEMLPLMAEFKEIDSCIRTSAREHRNVNEAFFLCQKAVTHPIAPLFDSKESALKPAAVAALQRIFYLSDKDRDGYLSDKELEDFQMRCFEKPLSEEDLVHIKETIQKTHPTSVAPSGIDCRGFIHLNKMYAEKGRHETVWIILRAFQYTDNLSLQESFLHPRFEVPPYASAELSPEGYRFFVNLFLLSDKDNDGGLNDAELASLFAPTPGLPASWADGSFPSSTVRNEAGHVTLQGWLAQWSMTTFTSPKTTLEYLAYLGFESSDRSNPSTTAALKVTRPRKRRKRPGRVGRNVVLGHVLGPPGSGKSALLDAFLARGFSTTYHPTIQPRTAVNTVELPGGKQCYLILDELGELEPAILENQVKLLDQCDVIVYTYDSSDPDSFAYIPELRSKYPHLEELPSVFVALKADLDRTTQRAEYQPHEYTAMLNMPSSPLHVSVTWSSMQEVFVHIAEAAMEPSTAFPRSEEDVEGKWMAWGIALGAVVCAGAAAVMIWRRVSGSGT, from the exons ATGGCTACAG TGCGAATTTGTGTTTGTGGAGATGAGGGTACTGGAAAGTCCAGTCTCATTACATCACTTGTGAAAGGGGTCTTCGTGACGAATAAGATCCAGCCAATTTTGCCCCAGATTACGATCCCCCCAACGATCGGAACCCCCGAGAATGTCACGACAACTACAGTGGTGGACACGTCCGCTCTCCCTCAAGAGCGGAGCAACTTGGCAAGGGAGATCCGGAAATCGAACGTGATTTTGCTTGTATATTCAGATCACTACAGTTATGAACGAGTGGCACTATTCTGGCTTCCGTACTTCCGCTCTTTGGGAGTCAATGTACCCGTGGTACTATGCGCCAACAAGTCCGATCTCGCCGCGGATCATAGTGAAGCACAAGttattgaggaagagatgtTACCGTTGATGGCAGAATTCAAGGAAATCGATTCATGCATTCGGACAAGCGCGCGAGAACACCGCAATGTGAACGAggctttcttcctctgtcAAAAGGCGGTCACTCACCCAATCGCGCCCTTGTTCGACTCTAAGGAGTCGGCTCTGAAACCGGCAGCCGTCGCGGCATTACAACGGATTTTCTATCTCAGTGATAAGGACCGTGATGGTTATTTATCTGATAAGGAGCTCGAGGATTTCCAGATGAGGTGCTTCGAAAAGCCTTTGAGTGAGGAAGACTTAGTGCATATAAAAGAAACCATTCAGAAGACACATCCAACCTCAGTGGCCCCTTCTGGTATTGACTGCCGGGGATTTATACATCTTAATAAGATGTATGCGGAGAAAGGACGCCATGAAACCGTCTGGATTATACTGCGCGCTTTCCAGTACACAGACAATCTCTCGCTTCAAGAAAGCTTTCTCCACCCAAGATTCGAGGTCCCACCGTATGCGTCTGCCGAGCTTTCCCCGGAAGGATATCGATTTTTCGtgaatctcttcctcctctcagACAAGGATAACGATGGGGGATTGAACGACGCCGAGCTGGCGTCGTTATTTGCGCCAACCCCAGGCTTACCCGCTTCATGGGCAGACGGCTCATTCCCATCTTCTACTGTACGCAATGAAGCTGGTCATGTTACACTTCAGGGCTGGCTTGCACAATGGAGTATGACTACCTTTACATCGCCCAAAACTACCTTGGAGTATCTGGCATATCTTGGGTTTGAATCATCCGACAGAAGCAATCCTTCTACAACGGCTGCATTAAAAGTAACTCGGCCacgaaagcgaagaaagcgCCCTGGACGGGTGGGTCGTAATGTTGTACTGGGTCATGTCCTTGGGCCTCCCGGCTCAGGAAAGTCTGCGCTTCTCGATGCCTTCCTTGCGCGCGGTTTCAGCACTACATATCATCCTACAATCCAACCCCGCACTGCGGTTAACACGGTGGAACTGCCGGGGGGTAAACAATGCTACCTGATTCTGGACGAGCTGGGTGAGCTAGAGCCTGCCATACTGGAAAACCAGGTGAAGCTATTGGACCAGTGTGACGTGATTGTGTACACTTACGACTCCTCGGATCCCGATTCATTTGCGTATATCCCTGAATTACGATCGAAATACCCTCACCTCGAGGAGCTTCCAAGCGTGTTTGTTGCTCTCAAGGCCGATCTCGATCGGACTACCCAACGGGCTGAGTACCAACCGCACGAATATACTGCAATGTTAAATATGCCCAGCTCACCTCTGCATGTTAGTGTGACTTGGAGCTCAATGCAAGAGGTCTTTGTGCATATCGCTGAAGCGGCTATGGAGCCTAGCACGGCGTTTCCACGGAGtgaggaagatgttgaggGTAAATGGATGGCCTGGGGAATTGCACTGGGCGCTGTTGTCTGTGCTGGAGCAGCCGCAGTAATGATTTGGCGACGGGTGAGTGGAAGTGGAACTTGA
- a CDS encoding putative GTPase-activating protein (stromal membrane-associated protein) yields the protein MSRRATPGQAAQNQQTIKGLLKLEHNKICADCKRNKHPRWASWNLGIFVCIRCSGIHRGMGTHISRVKSVDLDSWTDEQLQSVMRWGNARANKYWEAKLAPGHVPSEAKIENFIRTKYESKRWIMDGPMPDPSTLDDGDDDVPLAVVQEKAKIERSASQRVAASSQPPAAHRQQASIDLFADDDIAPPARPSTTDPTPRAAPKQPQSAPKPTRPGDSLLGLDFFGSAQPAANSHPSSTASTPGGSTGISRPDLKQSILSLYSKPQPAPAQHGRTSSFGDFGDLASPAPPSASPSSNLGGLTDAFSGLSFPSTTSPPPQKPAEKSSPFANLTSFATKKSSPAAPKVSSPTASAGSGGGSLFDSLASPTIPAAKPQSRTTSISSNGFDSGFTSFASPPPSKPNPPPSSSLSNDLFGLSSPAPVAPSKVSSPPAPTAVSPQNELKAAFNLNPPVPAPVSAAPKPSMSATTASIASALPASIDPWGGGNAWSTPDPAPAAEPSGPSMMKVPDTLTANDIGAGWGATASTSGGSKQAPTVAADEDFGGWTSAAPISSTTAATTTNMSVPSKPAGGFSGADDLFSNVWE from the exons ATGTCTCGACGTGCGACACCGGGTCAGGCTGCTCAGAACCAGCAGACTATTAAGGGTCTGCTGAAACTCGAACACAACAAAATATGTGCCGATTGCAAGCGCAACAAGC ATCCACGATGGGCGTCCTGGAACCTCGGAATATTTGTCTGCATCCGTTGCTCGGGCATTCATAGAGGCATGGGCACACATATCAGCCGGGTGAAATCCGTGGATCTTGACTCCTGGACCGATGAACAACTTCAGAGTGTGATGAGATGGGGAAATGCTAGAGCGAACAA ATATTGGGAGGCGAAACTAGCACCCGGTCACGTCCCGTCGGAAGC GAAAATTGAGAATTTCATCCGGACCAAGTATGAATCCAAGCGGTGGATCATGGACGGCCCGATGCCCGATCCTTCCACGctagatgatggtgatgacgatGTG CCCCTTGCGGTTGTTcaggaaaaggcaaagatcGAGCGTTCTGCATCTCAACGAGTGGCGGCGTCTAGCCAACCACCGGCGGCGCATCGCCAGCAAGCATCTATCGACCTCTTCGCTGACGATGATATCGCTCCCCCGGCCCGTCCTAGCACCACAGATCCTACACCACGAGCCGCGCCGAAGCAGCCTCAGTCTGCTCCTAAGCCAACACGTCCTGGGGACTCACTGCTCGGCCTTGACTTCTTTGGCAGCGCTCAGCCGGCCGCCAACAGTCACCCGTCCAGCACCGCGTCTACTCCTGGTGGCTCCACTGGCATTTCTAGGCCCGATCTGAAGCAGTCTATCCTATCACTTTACTCAAAGCCTCAGCCAGCCCCAGCGCAGCATGGGCGCACTTCTTCGTTTGGAGATTTCGGGGACCTGGCGTCTCCCGCGCCGCCCTCAGCTTCGCCATCTTCTAACCTGGGTGGTCTCACGGATGCCTTCAGCGGACTTAGTTTCCCGTCGACTActtctccaccacctcaaaAGCCAGCGGAAAAGTCCTCTCCATTTGCTAATCTAACAAGCTTCGCCACCAAGAAGTCCTCTCCTGCAGCTCCGAAGGTCTCTTCCCCTACGGCGTCTGCCGGCAGTGGTGGGGGTAGTTTGTTCGACAGCCTTGCCTCTCCCACTATTCCTGCGGCCAAGCCTCAGTCCCGTACTACatcgatttcttccaatggCTTCGATTCAGGGTTCACCAGTTTCGCGTCTCCTCCGCCATCTAAGCCGAACccaccaccatcttcatcattatCCAATGATCTCTTCGGACTGTCATCCCCTGCTCCCGTTGCTCCGTCCAAGGTATCTTCCCCGCCAGCACCGACAGCAGTTTCACCGCAGAATGAACTAAAGGCCGCTTTTAACCTTAACCCCCCTGTGCCAGCTCCGGTGTCTGCTGCGCCAAAGCCTAGCATGTCCGCCACAACAGCATCTATCGCAAGCGCACTTCCGGCAAGCATAGATCCTTGGGGAGGAGGTAACGCTTGGAGCACCCCCGATCCTGCCCCAGCTGCTGAGCCCTCGGGTCcgtcgatgatgaaggtcCCTGACACCCTGACTGCCAATGACATCGGGGCCGGCTGGGGCGCTACGGCCTCCACATCCGGAGGTTCGAAGCAAGCACCGACAGTGGCTGCGGACGAAGATTTCGGAGGATGGACCAGTGCGGCACCTATCTCATCCACGACAGCAGCCACTACGACTAATATGAGCGTTCCATCTAAACCGGCAGGCGGGTTTAGCGGGGCTGATGATCTATTTTCTAATGTATGGGAGTAG
- a CDS encoding putative methionine-R-sulfoxide reductase SelR (peptide methionine sulfoxide reductase B3) codes for MRIQRFSTALRTFTSSFRYRPTPLITKAASQHPSKPSFPISKSTALKAAPGILPFLSSFFTSTAKPETENNSKMSYPDQRSTEEWRAVLSPEQFRILREKGTERPGTGEYDSHYPSEGVYNCAGCNAPLYKATHKFKSGCGWPAYFDSIPGAVTRHTDNTFGMQRTEIVCSNCGGHLGHVFKGEGFPTPTDERHCVNSVSLRFQEGEEGVKAKA; via the exons ATGCGCATCCAACGCTTCTCCACAGCCCTCCGCACTttcacctcctccttcagATACCGGCCCACACCCCTCATCACGAAAGCCGCATCTCAACATCCGAGCAAACCATCCTTCCCAATCTCAAAATCCACTGCACTCAAAGCCGCCCCAGgaatccttccattcctAAGCTCTTTCTTCACCTCAACAGCTAAACCTGAAACCGAAAACAATAGCAAGATGTCCTACCCCGACCAGCGCAGCACCGAAGAATGGCGCGCCGTCCTAAGCCCAG AACAATTCCGCATTCTCCGCGAAAAGGGCACTGAGCGTCCTGGTACTGGCGAGTACGATTCCCACTACCCCTCTGAGGGCGTGTACAACTGCGCGGGGTGCAATGCCCCGCTATATAAGGCGACACACAAATTTAAGTCCGGCTGCGGCTGGCCCGCATATTTTGATTCTATCCCCGGTGCTGTGACGAGGCATACGGATAACACCTTTGGGATGCAGCGGACGGAGATTGTATGCAGTAACTGTGGGGGTCATTTGGGGCATGTTTTTAAGGGAGAGGGGTTTCCGACACCGACGGATGAGAGGCACTGTGTTAATAGTGTTAGTCTGAGGTTtcaggagggagaggagggtgtGAAGGCGAAGGCGTAA
- a CDS encoding Six-hairpin glycosidase-like protein (unsaturated rhamnogalacturonan hydrolase) — MASKHPASEIHRVIDLLIDNLINIRDDKGEFLLHLKDGRTIQAKCWNGWEWTHGIGLYGVWKFYEITGQTKYLKIIEDWFAERFAEGGTTKNINTMSVFLTLAYVYEKTGNLTYLPWLDAWGEWAMYELPRTKYGGMQHITYVAENDQELWDDTLMMTVMPLAKIGKLLNRPEYIAEAKRQCLIHVKYLFDTKTGLFFHGWKFENGGHGNGGHNFADARWARGNSWCTIVIPEILELLELEPNDAIRTHLCDTLEAQCEALQQSQSVSGAWHTLIDHPDSYLEASATAGFAYGILKAVRRRYIGSQYRAMGEKAISSVLKDVDEKGELQNTSFGTPMGHDLQFYKDIPLTAMPYGQAMAIMALGEYL; from the coding sequence ATGGCATCAAAACACCCCGCCTCGGAAATTCACCGTGTCATTGACCTCCTCATTGACAACCTCATAAACATTCGCGACGACAAGGGCGAATTCCTCCTGCATCTGAAAGATGGCCGCACCATCCAGGCAAAATGCTGGAATGGTTGGGAATGGACTCATGGCATCGGGCTGTACGGTGTATGGAAGTTCTACGAGATAACGGGCCAGACCAAGTACCTTAAGATTATTGAGGACTGGTTTGCTGAGCGCTTTGCTGAAGGCGGCACTACCAAAAATATCAACACGATGTCTGTCTTCCTGACTCTTGCCTATGTTTATGAGAAGACAGGTAATCTGACCTATCTTCCCTGGCTCGATGCCTGGGGCGAATGGGCGATGTACGAGTTGCCACGCACCAAGTATGGTGGTATGCAGCATATCACCTACGTCGCGGAGAATGACCAGGAACTCTGGGATGATACACTTATGATGACTGTGATGCCGCTTGCTAAAATCGGAAAACTCCTTAATCGGCCTGAATATATCGCCGAGGCGAAGCGACAATGTCTTATCCACGTAAAGTATCTCTTTGACACGAAAAcgggccttttcttccacggCTGGAAGTTCGAGAATGGGGGACATGGGAACGGGGGGCATAATTTTGCAGATGCACGGTGGGCCCGCGGGAATAGCTGGTGTACCATCGTCATCCCAGAAATCCTCGAGTTGCTGGAACTAGAGCCAAATGATGCTATTCGGACCCATCTCTGCGACACACTTGAGGCGCAGTGCGAAGCACTGCAACAGTCACAATCTGTATCGGGCGCTTGGCATACGCTTATCGATCACCCAGACTCGTACCTAGAGGCATCAGCGACTGCTGGATTTGCGTATGGTATTCTGAAGGCTGTGCGGAGGCGGTACATCGGGTCCCAGTACCGGGCTATGGGAGAGAAGGCTATCTCCTCTGTGCTGAAAGATGTAGATGAAAAGGGAGAGCTCCAGAACACTAGTTTTGGCACGCCCATGGGCCATGATCTTCAGTTTTACAAGGATATCCCTCTTACTGCCATGCCGTACGGCCAGGCCATGGCTATCATGGCTTTGGGGGAGTACCTATGA
- a CDS encoding uncharacterized protein (family of unknown function-domain containing protein) codes for MPLGIHNPLPSSLNSECRKAGKILASFIDPRQAFGPDKIIPPEILAGAKGLAVLTVLKAGFLGSARFGSGVVVARLADGSWSAPSAIATAGAGFGGQIGFELTDFVFILNDAAAVRTFSQVGTLTLGGNVSLAAGPVGRNAEAAGAASTKGVAAVFSYSKTKGLFAGISLEGSMLVERKDANEKLYNSRVSARQLLSGTIRPPPSAEPLMRVLNSRAFYGNTRNGDGMYNDIPIYDDHHDDVVWEGRRGDAYGQGLRRDRTGANDVDTYEYRDRPRRANTWADDIYDRPAGGLSRSSTTRSPRNDTFDTYGRNRSNTAPFEEDYVYSDHKPSRPTAPKPVFGQRTGQAPSLRQDQAIALYTFDADQEGDLGFKKGDIITIVKRTEKKEDWWTGRIGDRVGIFPANYVDTA; via the exons ATGCCTCTCGGGATTCACAATCCCTTGCCCTCGTCTTTGAATA GCGAGTGTAGAAAGGCTGGTAAAATTCTCGCCTCGTTTATCGACCCTCGACAAGCTTTTGGTCCTGATAAGATCATTCCTCCTGAAATCCTAGCAGGTGCTAAG GGGCTTGCGGTCCTCACCGTTCTTAAGGCCGGTTTCCTAGGCTCCGCCCGATTTGGATCGGGCGTAGTTGTTGCCCGCTTGGCGGATGGCTCCTGGTCTGCTCCCTCGGCTATCGCAACCGCAGGTGCCGGATTCGGGGGTCAGATTGGATTCGAATTGACTGACTTCGTCTTCATTCTCAACGATGCCGCCGCTGTCCGAACATTTTCTCAGGTGGGAACTTTAACTCTTGGTGGTAACGTTTCGCTCGCCGCAGGACCGGTGGGCCGCAATGCAGAGGCTGCCGGAGCGGCAAGCACAAAAGGCGTGGCCGCAGTCTTCTCTTACTCCAAGACGAAGGGTCTTTTCGCAGGTATCAGCTTGGAGGGAAGCATGCTAGTGGAACGGAAGGATGCGAACGAGAAACTCTACAATAGCCGAGTGTCAGCTCGGCAGTTACTCAGTGGGACTATTAGACCTCCCCCAAGCGCGGAACCCCTCATGCGTGTGCTAAACTCCCGCGCATTTTATGGCAACACGAGAAACGGGGATGGGATGTACAATGATATACCCATTTACGACGACCATCATGATGACGTGGTGTGGGAAGGACGACGGGGAGATGCGTACGGACAGGGTCTCCGACGTGACCGCACAGGTGCCAATGATGTGGATACCTACGAGTACCGGGACCGACCACGCCGCGCAAACACATGGGCGGATGATATATACGACCGGCCTGCCGGGGGTTTGAGTCGCTCATCAACCACTCGTAGCCCTCGCAATGATACCTTTGACACATACGGCCGCAACCGAAGTAACACAGCGCCATTCGAGGAGGACTATGTTTATTCTGACCACAAGCCCAGCCGGCCCACAGCACCCAAGCCTGTTTTCGGGCAACGGACAGGACAAGCCCCTTCTCTGCGCCAAGACCAGGCGATTGCCCTTTATACCTTCGATGCGGATCAAGAAGGGGATCTGGGCTTCAAGAAAGGCGACATCATCACGATTGTTAAACGcaccgagaagaaggaagactGGTGGACGGGGCGCATCGGAGATCGGGTTGGCATCTTCCCTGC GAACTATGTCGACACAGCCTAG
- a CDS encoding threonine rich protein has translation MRFFQIASIVAYAATSLAVTITSPQNGDKVDFSKPYTVKWTTVPSDPEQVNIVLKNQTSSEKEIAKNVKTSDGKYTIDSIWDIETGTGYQFNFISNSTKNTGILAQSQIFNVTAVADPPKPCKQYFSTKITKTSSSTTPSCTCTSISTTIKTRTTSRPCIIHSTLSTSKSSPSSSRAPCSPSSSTALPSASVNKASSATSSASSTSATSTESTGGSAALTIPAAGSLMLSLFALVL, from the exons ATGCGTTTCTTCCAGATCGCTTCGATTGTTGCCTACGCGGCCACTTCCCTCG CTGTCACCATCACTTCCCCCCAGAATGGGGACAAGGTTGACTTCAGCAAGCCTTACACCGTCAAATGGACCACTGTCCC CTCGGACCCCGAGCAAGTCAACATCGTTCTCAAGAACCAAACCTCCTCCGAGAAAGAGATTGCCAAGAACGTTAAGACCTCAGACGGCAAATACACCATTGACAGCATCTGGGACATTGAGACAGG CACCGGATACCAGTTCAATTTCATATCCAACTCTACGAAGAACACCGGCATCCTGGCCCAGTCGCAGATCTTCAATGTGACGGCTGTCGCAGACCCCCCCAAGCCATGTAAGCAATATTTCAGTACTAAAATCACCaaaacatcatcatccacaacaCCATCATGCACCTGCACCAGCATTAGCACCACAATCAAAACAAGAACTACTTCCCGTCCCTGCATCATCCACAGCACCCTCAGCACCTCTAaatcttcaccatcatcatcacgtGCGCCATGCTCTCCGTCATCTAGCACCGCCCTCCCCTCCGCCTCCGTGAACAAGG CCTCTAGTGCCACGAGCTCCGCTTCCAGCACCTCCGCTACTTCGACCGAGTCAACTGGTGGCTCTGCGGCCCTTACGATCCCCGCCGCCGGCTCACTGATGCTCAGTCTTTTCGCCCTGGTGCTGTAA